ATTTCTCGGATGACCCATGCCTGACAACCATAATCATCGCGTCGATGCCGAAGGCCTGTCGCTCGGCAGCTTGCGCACGGCAGCATGGCTTCGGCATCTTCTCGATCACGCGGAGCGTTTCGCATCCGCTGCGGCGGAAAGCCGCGAAGCGCGCGTCGCGACCGCCGCGCGTAACATGCTCGCGAGAGCGGGCGTGCATGCGCGGCGCGGGCCGCCGGCCGACGCCGGCCTCCTGAACGAACTGCTCGCGGCGCTGCGAGGCGACGGCCCGCCCGCCGACACGGCGCTCGCCGCCGAATACGAAGCTTTGGCGCGCACGCCGACGAAACGGCTGCTTGTGGCCGTCGAGCGCTACCTGCCGGGTTCGAAGGCCGTGTTCGACAGCGCGCACGGCGCCGCCGACGCGCTCGGCTACGGCGATCCCGGAGTCGGCTGGGCCGCGCTCGATTCGATCGAGCTCGGCATCGGGCGCGCGTTCGCGATGGATGGCGAAGCCGCGGACGACGCGATGCGCGGCATCGTCGGCTTCGAAGGACCTGCCGCGGCGCGCGTGATCGACCGCGCGATCGGACGCATGTGGGGCGCGCACGAGAGGCCCATCGAAGCGTTGGCGGCGTTGGCGGCGTTTTCGGCGGCGCTCGCGACGAATGCGCCGATCACGATCGACGCATACGGTGGCGAGCACAACGGCGTCGCCGCCGCGATTCTATGCAAGCGCCGGGATCTCGCATCGACGGAAGGCCTGCTCGCCGCGCTCGCCGTTTGCCGGCTCGATCGTCTGACGGGCGCGGGCAGCTTCTGGGCGTATTACCTGCTCGCGGGCGTGATGATCGCGGCGCCCGAGGCCGTGGCGTCCATCTGCGCTCGGTTTCATCGCGACGCGCTGAGCGCTTGGCTCGACATGCTTCTTGCGTCGCCCGCGCGCAGCGGGATCGGCGACGCGGGGGAGGCCGCGTTGGGGCGATTGGGCGCGTCGATGAGCTTCACGTCGCGGCACAATCCGATCGTTCACACGAGGCGCAGGCCGATGCGCTGAGCGTCGTAAGGCGCATGGCCGGCGCGGGCGTCGCGGGCCGCTCGCGCCGCTTCGCTCAGATCGACAGGCAGATCTTGCCGAAGTGCTTGCCGGCCGCCTGGTGGCTGAACGCATCGGCGATGTCGTCGAGCGCGAACGTGCGATCGATTACCGGCTTGATGCCGGTTGCGTCGATCGCACGCACCATGTCGATCTGATGTCGTCGACTGCCGACGATCAGGCCTTGCAGGTTCTGCTGGCGTGCCATCAGCGCGACGGTCGGCACGGGGCCGGCAATCCCCGTCAGCACGCCGATCAGCGCGATATGGCCGCCGATCCTGCACGCCTGGATCGATTGCGGGAGCGTGTCCGGGCCGCCCACTTCGATCACGTGGTCGACGTCGCGCCCGTTTGTCTGCTCGAGCACCTTCGCGGCCCAGTTTGCGTCGCGACGGTAGTTGACGACGTGATCCGCGCCCAGCTGGCGCGCGCGCTCCAGCTTTTCGTCCGACGACGACGTGGCGATCACGGTCGCGCCCATGCGTTTCGCGAACTGCAGCGCGAAGATCGACACGCCGCCCGTGCCGAGCACGAGCACGCTGTCTCCAGCCTTCAAGCGGCCGTCGACGACGAGCGCGCGCCAGCCGGTGAGGCCCGCCGTCGTCAGCGTCGCGGCTTCCTCGTGCGTGTAGCCCTTCGGCGCGTGCGTGAACCAATGCGCTGGGCGTACGACCGTCTCGCGCGCGTAGCCGTCGACGCCGTCGCCCGGCACCGTCGCGAAGTCCGCGGTGCTCGGCCCGCCGTCGAGCCATTGCGGGAAGAAGGTCGACACGACCGCGTCGCCGACCGCGAACTCCGTGACGCCTTCGCCGATCGCTTCGACAACGCCCGCGCCGTCCGACATCGGAATGCGCTTGTCGGCCGTGCTCAGCCTGCCGGTGACGACGCCGAGATCGTGATAGTTGAGCGAGCTCGCGTGAATGCGAACGCGGATTTCGCCCGCGGCGGGCGCGCCAGGATCGGTGAGCGTCACGCGTTCGAGGTGCTCGAGGCCGGCGGGCTGACGCAACATGATGGCTTTCATCGATTCGACTCCGGTGAGTGGTGAGCGAGCGCGCCGCGTGGTGTGCGGCCGATGCGTTCCGAATGGCGGCAGGGGAACGCCGGCGCGCATGCGTGTCCTACGCCGCGCGTGCCGCACACGTGCGTGCGCGAATCGCGCCGGACGGCACGCGCGCCGCATTCGGCCGCCCTGAGATCGGCGGCGGATGGGCAAATTGTCCGCACGTACTTCCTTTGATGCAAGAACGTACAATTAACGCCGGTACTATCAATTTTGTAGGTAAGCGCGATGCGACCGAAGCGTTCCGACAGCAAGAGCGGGTGTTCCGTCGAGGTGACCCTTTCCGTCATCGGCGGATTGTGGAAGCCCGTGATCCTGTTTCATCTCTTGAAGGAGAAAAAGCGCTTCATGGAGCTCACGCGCCTGATGCCGAACACGACGCAGAGAATGCTGACGCTGCAATTGCGCGAACTCGAGGCGGACGGCATCGTCGCGCGCCACGTCTATCCGCAGGTGCCGCCGAAGGTCGAATATGAACTGACGCCGTTTGGCACGACGCTCGCGCCCGTACTGATCAGCTTGCGCGAATGGGGCGACGCGTATCGGACGCATCAGTCGGGCGCCGGTTCGGCCGAGTCTGCACGCGATGCAGCGACGTGCGACGCACCGACTCAGTCGCGCAAACGCACGGCCGGCGCGATGAAGGCCGTGTAGCGCGCCGGCGGGCGCGAATCGGCCGGGGTGTGCCTTCGCCCGGATCGATGGGTGGTTTTCCGGCTGGCCAGTGTTGGCGCGCTGGCGACTTCATGCAACGCTCGCCTGGCTCGCGCGTTTGAGCCGTCGGCCCATTTCTTTCTTTCAGAGCCGCATGCGGGATCGACGTCCACGACGAGCATGTCGTGGATGCTCCCGACTTCGGCCGAGATCTTCAACGCGGGCTTCCTGTCTCGTCGTTGGCAGCGATGCCTCCGGATCGGGGCCAGGCGCTCGGCGCTCGATGCCGACCCGATGAAGATGTCCGCTTCATGAACGGCCACGAGTTCATTCGAATTTTTTGCGCGCGCGCACGATCCAAAGAGTCTTTGGCTCGCAGCGCATTATTCATTTCGGAGGGGGATTTTTTGAAATTAATGAAGAAGTGAATATTGTGTGAAATGTATTGATATTCATATATGAAAGGAAATGATCGATGCATTGGATCGCAGAGCGCATGACGTGCGATTGCATTGGCGGCGCCACGTACTTGGCGGTGTGCGTCGGCGTCCGAGGTCGTTGTGGCGTGTGCGCCGGGATAGGCGTTCAAGTCTGACGAAAATGAATCAATCCTTGCAGAACGCGGCTGGAAGCGCGTTGGCTTGCTCGGCGCGTTGGCCATTCTTGATCGATCGTCGCGGTGAGGAGGTGGCAGGCGATCCTTGCTTCGGCTCCACGGCCGTTCGCGTGAACAAGCTGATAGACGGCTATGAAGTGACATATCAATAGGATTTTTTATTGAATTTTCATTGTATTTTTCAGAAGTTGATGTATGCCATGAAAAAATGGGCGTTTGAACATTGAATGTAACGGAATGAAGTGAATTGTTACGTTACGGCTTGCGTAACGGTGGCATGGGATCTGGTCAACTATTCTCTTTGTGCGATGAGAGGGGAAATTAAATTCGTCTCGGGTTCGGTTTTCTGAAGAAAATGGTGCGCGATCGATCCGGCACGCATGCTGGCATGCTCCGTGCGATGACCTCGACGCCGTAATGACGGCGGTACCCATCCACACGAGGTCACATATGAAACAAAGCTTCAAGTTGACGAGCATTGCACTGTCTGCTGCGGTTGCATTTGGGGTCGCGGCTGCGACGCCGGCCGTCGCGGGCGCGTTGAACACGCTTCCGATTTCCGCTTCGGTGGCCGACCTTGCCGGCACCGGCTCGGGCGGCGCGACGTTGGCGCTTGCAGGCGGAGCGCAACACGGATCGATCCATGCGAGCGTGCTCGGTTCGGCCGATGCATCGCTCAGCAACGGCGCACTCGACAACTTGGCTGGCGCGCTCGCGAACGCGGCGAGCCACAATCCGGTTCAGGGCGTGGCGAACAACGCGGTCGGTACGTTGACGAATCTGGCGAGCAACAATCCGTTGCCGGGCGCGCTGAGCAACGCGGTAAGCACGCTGCAAAACGCAGCGGCGAATAACCCGCTGTCGGGCGCAGCGAACAACGCGGTCGGCACGCTGACGAATCTGGCGAGCAGCAACCCGTTGCCGGGTGCGCTGAGCAACGCGGTGAGCACGCTGCAAAACGCAGCGGCGAACAACCCGCTGTCCGGTGTCGCGAACAATGCGGTCGGCATGCTGGCGAATTTGGCGAGCAGCAACCCGCTGCCGGGCGCGCTGAGCAACGCGGTGAGCACGCTACAAAACGCAGTGGCGAATAACCCACTGCCGGGCGCAGCGAACAACGCGGTCGGCACGCTGACGAATCTGGCCAGCAACAATCCTCTGCCGGGCGTCGTGAATAACATAGTCGGCACGCTCGCGAACGCGATCGGCGGCAATCCGATCACGCCGATCACGAGTGCCGCGAGCGGCCTGGCGAACGCACTTTCCGCTGCCAACCCGGCGGCTGCATTGACGGGAGCGGCAAACAACGTCGCAGGCACGCTCGCGGGGGCGGCAAACGGCAATCCGGTCGCGGGCGCGATCGGCGGCCTCGTGAACGCGCTGCCCGCCGGCAATCCGGCAGGCGCCCTGACGAGCGCGGCGAACAACGCGGCGGGCGCGATTGCAACGGTCGCAGGCAGCAACCCGGCTGCCGTGATCGGTAGCGTCGCGAGCGCATTGACGGGCGCGGCCGGCGCCGGCGTCGCGGCGGGCTCGCAACTCGGAGGCGTCGGCTCCGCGCTGATGAGCTCGGGCGCGGCCTCGACCGGCAAGGTGCTGACGTCCGGCAGCAATGCGTTCGGCAGCACGGCCGCGTCGACCGGTTCGCTGCTGACGACGGGGGCCGCCGCGGCGAGCACGGTCGTCAATTCGGCGGGCTCGTCGGTCGGCGCGGTGTTGGCGTCGCTGCCGAACCTGAGCATGTCGTCGTCGAAGTCGACGGCTGCGGCATCGAATCCGCTCGCACCCGTCTCGTCGGCGATCGCGACGCTCGCCGGTGCGCTGCCCAAGTAATGGCGCGGCGCGTCCCGGCCGGATAGCGGTCCGCTCCCGTCGTAGTTAGCCGGAAGGTAATGCGGGGCGGCATGGCGGCGACCCCATGCCGCCCTGTCGTTTTCGCAACGCGGCCGTCGTTCGGCCGGCGATATGGGCGAGGGCGGGGCGCCAGCTTGCCGGCGCCGGTCCGAGCGCTTCGGGAGTAAGCGTGTCGGCAGCGCCGTCTTGACGACGGGATCTTGATGTCAGCTGTCGTCGCGGAGTTGATCAGCTATGGCCCACGGCATGAGCTGATCGACACGATTGATTGCGTGATCAGCAATGCGGGCAAGGACGAAGCGCAGATACGCCTCGGGATCGATGCCGTTGAGCTTCGCCGTTCCGATGAGGCTATAGATCGCGGCAGCGCGCTCGCCGCCGGAGTCGGCACCGGCGAACAGGTAATTCCGCCTCCCGATGGCCACTCCACGCAACGCTCGCTCGACCGGCAGGTTATCGATCTCGAGTTGGCCGTCGTCGCAATAGCGTGTGAGCGCTTCCCATCGGTTCAGCGCATAGAGAATCGCCCGACTCGTATCGGATTTCTTTGAGAGTGTCTCCAGCGTGGCGGTGAGCCAGGCGTGAAGCTGACTGAGAAGCGGTCGGGCATGTGCTTCTCGATACGCACGACGCTCGTCGGGCGGTTTGCCGCGTATCGCGTCTTCGATCTTGTACAACGCACCGATACGCTCGAGCGCTTCGGTATTCAATGCGTTCGGGCGCGCAGCGTGTAGCTCATAGAACTGGCGTCGGGCATGCGCCCAGCAGGCAGCTTCCCTCACGCGTCCGGTCTCGTAGATAGCCTGGTAGCCGCCATAGGCGTCCGCTTGCAGCGTGCCGCTGAACGTCTCGAGATGTTGTTGCGGATGGATGCCTTTGCGATCCGGCGTGTAAGCGAACCACACCGCTGGCGGCGTCATATCGGCTGACGATCGATCGTCACGCACATAGACCCACAAGCGGCCAGTCTTCGTCTTGCCGTTGCCCGGTTCGAGCACTGGGACCGGCGTGTCGTCGGCATGCAGCTTCGTCCCGGTCATCACATGACGGCGTAATGCATCGACCAGTGGTTGTAAAAGCGTCGCGCCGTGGCCGACCCACTTCGCGAGCAACGAGCGGTCGAGTTCGACGCCTTCACGCGCATACATGACCGACTGCCGATACAGCGGGATGTGGTCTGCGAACTTCGAGACCAGCACGTGCGCGAGTAGTCCAGGGCCCGCCAGGCCGCGCTCGATGGGACGACTCGGCGCTGCTGCTTGCGCGATGTGATCGCAGCACGCGCAGGCGAACTTGGGCCGCACATGACGGATTACGCGGAAGCTCGCAGGTACATATTCAAGTTGTTCGGAGACGTCTTCGCCTAGCAGCTTGAGCTTGCCGCCGCATTCCGAGCACGTCTCGGTCGATTGCGGCAAGTGCGTTTGCTCTTCACGTGGCAGATGCTCGGGCAGCGGCTTGCGAGGCGACTGTTCCGGCGCGGTACGAGGTGTCTTCGGGATTTCGATCGGAGCCGCGCCTTCGTCCGCTTCGAGTTCTTCCAGACGCAGTTCGAGTTGTTCGATCTGACGATCGAGCTTCTCCGACTTGCGACCGAACTGCATGCGGCGCAGCTTCGCAATCAGCAGCTTCAGATGCTCGATCTCTGCCTTGGCGGTGGCGTTCGCCGCCTTGTGCGATTCGACTACGTCCTCGAGATGCCCAATGCGAGCATCGCGCTCGAGCAGCATGGCTTTGAGCGCTTCGATGTCGTCCGGATAGGCGTTGGCCGCGGTCATGCCGGCAGTTTACGCGGCGGCCGACGGGTTTACAACGCCGATGTCGGCTCGGTCGTTCGTATCGGCTGGCGCCAGTCGATACCTTCGAGCAGCATCGACAGTTGGGCTTGGCTCAGGCAGACAACGCCACCGTCGGCGCGTGGCCAAACGAATCGGCCCCGTTCCAGGCGTTTCATCAGAAGACACATGCCGTCGCCGCTCCACCACAGCACTTTGACCAGATCGCCGCGCTTGCCTCGGAACACGAACACGTGGCCGCTGAAGGGATCGCGTTCCAATACGGTCTGGACCTTCGCGGCCAAGCTGTTGAAGCCTGAACGCATATCAGTCACACCCGCGGCCAGCCAGACCTTTGTGCGGCTGGGCAGCCCGATCATGCTGCCGATTCCGGTGTGTTGCGCAACATGCGCAGCACCAGCCGCAACGTGCCCTCGTTGGGCGAGCCCTCGATCCGCACACGAGTGTTACCGACGTTGATCTCTATGGCGCCCATCGCGGCAGCGCCGATCACCGGCGTCGGCGCCACGGTCGCAGTCGGTCGCTCGATCTGTGGCGCTGGCGCTTCCAATGTGACCGGCAAAAATCCCACAGAATCGTATTCGCCGGCACGCAACGCGCGACGCCATTTGAATAACAAGTTCGTGTTCACCCCGTGTTCCATCGCCAGCCGCGCTACGGATACGCCCGGTTCGCAGGCCAGCTTGGCGAGTTTCCGTCGAAATTCGACGGGGTGATTAGGAATGCCTTTGCGTGAAGTTCTCTTCGGTGCTTCTGTTGACACTGTGGTCCCCGCTACTCGCCGTGGTGGGGTCTACTCTGGCAACATTCATTCACACCGTCGAGACGGTACCGGCGACTCGCTTACGGTGATTGAGCACCGATAAAAGGATAAGCTCATTTTGTTCAATTCGACTAGGGTCGATGTAGGCCAGTTGCATCAACCTGACCCGGCGGGCTTCGTCGTTTTCCCGATAACTTGGAATCTCTGCGAACGCGGTGCTCAGGAATGTTGACTTGCCGGCACCCCGCGTGCCGTCAACGAAATAGACGAGGCCGCTGCCTGGCGGATATGCCTCGTTGAGCACGGTATGTCCTCGCGGTTCACCGTTATTGCTCAACCGTAAATTTCTTGCGCTCAACAGGTCGGCTTGAATCTGTGCGTGAAGGCGCTCGTAGGCTCTTTTCTGGATGAGATTGCTCGCCTTTACGGTGCTATTAAGATCTCCGGCGGCTAAGTCGATAGTAATGGCTTGTTTGGTCATGGTCTCTTCTACCGTAGCAATTAGAATTGTGTCGCGGCGCTTTTGCGTTGCAGCGCCAACGTCTTGGAATAGCAGCACACTATGTCAGGAAATTGCTACCTGCAAGCGCATAGACATGCAGTGCATGCGGGTTGCGGCGGATCACGATGTTGACAGGAACAAGGCGATGCGTCCCGGAACCTAAGCGGAGCGACTTTGCGGTCGCCGGTGAATCGCAGGTGCTCTCGTGGGGTATCGTCTCATGGATCGAGCAGCAGTGGCCTCTCTTCCTTTAGTGGGTCAACGGAGCCGCTGGCTCGCTAGAAATAGGAAAATGATGCATCTTGCGGAAATTGCAGTCGTGGCAGCAAAGATAACGGCATTTTTGACGGTCCCTTTAGCCTAGCCAGAGCGCTTCCTCGCGGCCAATTTGAGCAACAGGCGGTGGCGTATTAGGGCTTATGGTGCCAAACGTGTGGACTAGGTCATCGTTATGACAGAAGACGTTCAAGCGCTTCCATGCTGCCGGCATCCGATAGCATTACTTGGACGAAATTACTCCAGTTCATATCCAAAGGCTCCGTGGATTTGACGAAGCTTACAATTCGTTGCGCTATGATTTCGCCACCTTTGATGAGATCTTCGGTGCACTCGTTCCACTTATGCGGGAAGAATGCCGAGCAAATTGCCGCGCCTAAAGTGCACATTGACGCTCCGGGCGTCCACCAGTCCCAGTGCCATATCCCATGCGCCGGATGGTACTTGTCCTGGCAATCCAAAACTCGGTACGACCATCTCGGATCCTTATACATCCACCTAGGAGGAAGGAGTAGTTCGCCGGGGCTACAGAATACACGATGTGAACTTGCTTCTCCGTGAATCTCATACGGCCGGTGCTGAAAATAGAGGCGAGCTTTCTCCCATATCGCCGCTTCCCTAAGGCGTGCGGCAATCTCGACTCTGATTTGAGATTGACTCGCACCTAGCACAGCCGATGTCACCGTTGGGCCTAGAGTTATTCCTTCTTTATGGAGGGATATCAAGTCCACGTAAAGTCGCCCGGCAAGCGGTTGAGGTAGTAGGTGGCTAATCGATTCCTCAATTATGACGGGAATGATCTTTACGCCAGATTTTCTATTCCGATGCTGTAGCATTTCGAGCTCGACATGCAATCCGGAATTTTCTTTGTTGGCCGATGCGATGTAGTCGGAGTCACAAATGCAAATTACGTTAAGTGGTGCCTTATTTAGTGTGTTTTCTATTTCTTGAAATATGGAATGGCCGATTGGTATGCTGTCACGGTCCCAGAAGACCGAAAACCCTGCGCCTTCGAGGTTTGTGATGATATCGCTGCGCAACCAATCCTTTTTGTCGTAGGGGCCACCCCATGCATAGGAGATGAAGGCGGGTATTTTTTCTTGTTCATTGGTCATAGCGTTGCCTTGTAGACGATCCTACGCGTATGTTTCATAAAATAATTACACTTGTGGAACTCGGGGGCTTTAAAGTGCCAAATGGCACCGTAAGCTATCCACCGCCTTCGCCGCTTCGGCGCACTGCTGAGAAGATCAGAGGTAGCCAGGCGCTATCTCTAGTGTTTCTACGCCATACAGTGTTTCTCTGTTTTTTAGCCACAATTGATACTCGTTCCCCTCGAGACAATGGTCGGGAGAACAGTCAACGTTCCATCGGCGTAGGAAATAGCCCGCAACGGCGGCTCTGACTCGGAGCCGAGAAATTCCGTTGACCATGCCGTACTCGAATAGCGTCGTCTCGGGGTGTGGGCGCTTCGGATGTGGCACAAGTTCTAGTTCCACGATCCGGTTCCACTGAATGTCATGTTCCCATCGCTCGTGGGTTAGGACGACAGATTCTTCGATTGTTGGATTGCTGATCCGAGAGATAACGAAGTCTGAGAATCGCAGTCTTCGGCGATCGTAGGCCCGAATGTGCCACCGGAGGCCGTTGTCCACCAGGGCGAATGGAACAATTTGGCGTCGCGTTTCGCCACTACTGTGCGATCGATAGTCAATTGAGATGACATGTTGGTGGTTTATCGCTCTCGTGATTGTTGATACCACCATTGAATCCGGACTATCTAACTGGATCGGAAGGTCACATCGAAGAAGGGGTTTCCTTTCCCGCCGAGGAAGTGCGAGGTGGCCGTGCGCGATCATTGCCAAGGCTTCAGTGCTCTCATGGTCATACAGTGGCGCAAAGTTGTAGTTCCGGAGGTAGGCCCGCTGTACATGGCTGTACTCCATGTTGGCGGCGCAACGCTCCCTGTATTGCGTGAGGTCCCTAGTTGCTGCGGGCTCTGAGATGCCGAAGCGGTCGGTTAGGTCCTGCCGGCTGACGTCACCAAGGAACATCAGTCGGAAGTCGATGAATCTGAGTCGCTCCTCTTGGGCACTGGACATAGAAGTCTCC
Above is a window of Burkholderia thailandensis E264 DNA encoding:
- the tnpB gene encoding IS66 family insertion sequence element accessory protein TnpB (TnpB, as the term is used for proteins encoded by IS66 family insertion elements, is considered an accessory protein, since TnpC, encoded by a neighboring gene, is a DDE family transposase.), whose protein sequence is MIGLPSRTKVWLAAGVTDMRSGFNSLAAKVQTVLERDPFSGHVFVFRGKRGDLVKVLWWSGDGMCLLMKRLERGRFVWPRADGGVVCLSQAQLSMLLEGIDWRQPIRTTEPTSAL
- the tnpA gene encoding IS66-like element accessory protein TnpA; translated protein: MSTEAPKRTSRKGIPNHPVEFRRKLAKLACEPGVSVARLAMEHGVNTNLLFKWRRALRAGEYDSVGFLPVTLEAPAPQIERPTATVAPTPVIGAAAMGAIEINVGNTRVRIEGSPNEGTLRLVLRMLRNTPESAA
- a CDS encoding helix-turn-helix transcriptional regulator; its protein translation is MRHPTADIQETSMSSAQEERLRFIDFRLMFLGDVSRQDLTDRFGISEPAATRDLTQYRERCAANMEYSHVQRAYLRNYNFAPLYDHESTEALAMIAHGHLALPRRERKPLLRCDLPIQLDSPDSMVVSTITRAINHQHVISIDYRSHSSGETRRQIVPFALVDNGLRWHIRAYDRRRLRFSDFVISRISNPTIEESVVLTHERWEHDIQWNRIVELELVPHPKRPHPETTLFEYGMVNGISRLRVRAAVAGYFLRRWNVDCSPDHCLEGNEYQLWLKNRETLYGVETLEIAPGYL
- a CDS encoding winged helix-turn-helix transcriptional regulator — its product is MRPKRSDSKSGCSVEVTLSVIGGLWKPVILFHLLKEKKRFMELTRLMPNTTQRMLTLQLRELEADGIVARHVYPQVPPKVEYELTPFGTTLAPVLISLREWGDAYRTHQSGAGSAESARDAATCDAPTQSRKRTAGAMKAV
- a CDS encoding toll/interleukin-1 receptor domain-containing protein encodes the protein MTNEQEKIPAFISYAWGGPYDKKDWLRSDIITNLEGAGFSVFWDRDSIPIGHSIFQEIENTLNKAPLNVICICDSDYIASANKENSGLHVELEMLQHRNRKSGVKIIPVIIEESISHLLPQPLAGRLYVDLISLHKEGITLGPTVTSAVLGASQSQIRVEIAARLREAAIWEKARLYFQHRPYEIHGEASSHRVFCSPGELLLPPRWMYKDPRWSYRVLDCQDKYHPAHGIWHWDWWTPGASMCTLGAAICSAFFPHKWNECTEDLIKGGEIIAQRIVSFVKSTEPLDMNWSNFVQVMLSDAGSMEALERLLS
- a CDS encoding zinc-dependent alcohol dehydrogenase family protein; translated protein: MKAIMLRQPAGLEHLERVTLTDPGAPAAGEIRVRIHASSLNYHDLGVVTGRLSTADKRIPMSDGAGVVEAIGEGVTEFAVGDAVVSTFFPQWLDGGPSTADFATVPGDGVDGYARETVVRPAHWFTHAPKGYTHEEAATLTTAGLTGWRALVVDGRLKAGDSVLVLGTGGVSIFALQFAKRMGATVIATSSSDEKLERARQLGADHVVNYRRDANWAAKVLEQTNGRDVDHVIEVGGPDTLPQSIQACRIGGHIALIGVLTGIAGPVPTVALMARQQNLQGLIVGSRRHQIDMVRAIDATGIKPVIDRTFALDDIADAFSHQAAGKHFGKICLSI
- the tnpC gene encoding IS66 family transposase; this translates as MTAANAYPDDIEALKAMLLERDARIGHLEDVVESHKAANATAKAEIEHLKLLIAKLRRMQFGRKSEKLDRQIEQLELRLEELEADEGAAPIEIPKTPRTAPEQSPRKPLPEHLPREEQTHLPQSTETCSECGGKLKLLGEDVSEQLEYVPASFRVIRHVRPKFACACCDHIAQAAAPSRPIERGLAGPGLLAHVLVSKFADHIPLYRQSVMYAREGVELDRSLLAKWVGHGATLLQPLVDALRRHVMTGTKLHADDTPVPVLEPGNGKTKTGRLWVYVRDDRSSADMTPPAVWFAYTPDRKGIHPQQHLETFSGTLQADAYGGYQAIYETGRVREAACWAHARRQFYELHAARPNALNTEALERIGALYKIEDAIRGKPPDERRAYREAHARPLLSQLHAWLTATLETLSKKSDTSRAILYALNRWEALTRYCDDGQLEIDNLPVERALRGVAIGRRNYLFAGADSGGERAAAIYSLIGTAKLNGIDPEAYLRFVLARIADHAINRVDQLMPWAIADQLRDDS